AGCTCCGACAGGACCGCCGGCAGCGTCGCGCACTCCAGGAACTCCACCGGCGGCAGGTCGGCGGCCGGCCTGCGCCCGGCCGCCAGCCGCACCTGCTCCCGGGTGCCCGCGTCGTCGCTGTAGACCAGAACCCGCGCAGTCGCCCGCATTTCGTTCCTCCACGTGTCCCGTGAATCACGTTGATGTTGCGCGGGATGCTACTCCTCCCGATGCGTTGTCAACATCGGTTCGGACAGGCTCGCGAGTGGCGTCCGGAGGGCCGTCCGATGGGCCGTTCGGGCCTTGCACACCCCCCGGACACTCCGAACGGCACCCCCCGGGGTGAGGGCGGGATAAGCGACCGACATAATGTCGGTCGTGGCGACAGCAACGACAGTAGATACCGGGCACGCGCACCCGACGGTCAACCGGCCGAACCTCGTCAGCGTCGGAACCATCATCTGGTTGAGTTCCGAGCTGATGTTCTTCGCGGCCCTCTTCGCGATGTACTTCACCCTGAGATCAGTGACGGGTGCCGAGTACTGGACAGAGCAGGCCTCGGCCTTGAATCTGCCCTTCTCGGCGACGAACACGACGATCCTGGTGCTTTCCTCGCTCACCTGCCAGCTCGGCGTTTTCGCAGCCGAGCGCGGTGACGTGAAGAAGCTCCGGACGTGGTTCATCATCACGTTCGTCATGGGTGCGATCTTCATTGGCGGCCAGGTGTTCGAGTACACCGAGCTGGTCAAGCACGAGGGCATGAGCCTCTCGTCCGGTCCGTACGGCTCGGTGTTCTACCTGACCACCGGCTTCCACGGGCTGCACGTGACGGGCGGTCTCATCGCCTTCCTGCTGGTCCTCGGCCGGACGTACGCGGCCAAGAGGTTCACCCACGAACAGGCCACGTCGGCCATCGTCGTGTCCTACTACTGGCACTTCGTCGATGTCGTCTGGATCGGCCTCTTCGCCACGATCTACCTGATCAAGTAGCGAACACGTCGCCGGGCAGGCCCCGGCACTCCATCCAGAAACACCGACGCAGAAGATCCTGACACCGGGGTAATCCGTGAAAAAGCTCTCCGCACGACGACGCCATCCGCTGGCGGCGGTCGTCGTTCTACTCTTCGCGCTGGCGGCCACCGGGGGGCTGTACGCCGCCTTCGCCCCCGCGGGCAAGGCGCAGGCCGATGAAACCGCCCAGTCCCTCGCCATCGAGGAGGGCAAGAAGCTCTACGCCGTCGGCTGCGCAAGCTGCCACGGAACCGGCGGTCAGGGTTCCTCTGACGGCCCGAGCCTGGTGGGCGTCGGCTCCGCGGCCGTCGACTTCCAGGTGAGCACGGGCCGCATGCCCGCCCAGCAGCCCGGCGCCCAGGTGCCGAAGAAGCCGGCCATCTACACCCAGGCGCAGATCGACCAGCTGGCCGCGTACATCGCGTCCCTCGGCGCCGGCCCGATCACGCCGACGGCCAAGCAGTACGACCCGGCGGGCGCCGACATCGCCAACGGTGGTGTGCTCTTCCGCAACAACTGCGCGCAGTGCCACAACTTCACCGGCGAGGGCGGCGCACTGACGAACGGCAAGTACGCCCCGAACCTTGAGGACGTCTCGTCGAAGCACATCTACGAGGCCATGCTCACCGGCCCGCAGAACATGCCCTCCTTCCCGGACAGCACCATGCCGGAGAAGGAGAAGAAGGACATCATCGCGTACCTCCAGAACGTGAACGGCGAGAAGTCGACCAACCCTGGTGGCCTCAAGCTCGGCGGCCTCGGCCCCGTCTCCGAGGGTCTCTTCGGCTGGATCTTCGGTCTGGGTGCGCTGATCGCTGTCGCCGTCTGGGTCGCGGCCCACACCGCTAAGGCCAAGAAGTCATGAGTAGCCAAGACATTCCCGAAGAGAAGCACCTGCCGAGCGAGCAGGGCGACGCGCACCACGGTGCCGTGGCGGTCGCGGACGACCCGTTCGCCGACCCCGGCCTGCCGGTCCACCGGCCCCGCATCCAGGACATCGACGAGCGGGCGGCGAAGCGCTCCGAGCGCACCGTCGCGATGCTCTTCACGCTGTCGATGCTGGCCACGATCGGCTTCATCGCGTCCTACGTGATCTTCCCGGTCGACAAGATCGTCTACATCTTCCCCATCGGGAAGGTGAGCGCGCTCAACTTCGCGCTCGGCATGACCCTGGCCACGGCGCTCTTCTGCATCGGCGCGGGCGCGGTCCACTGGGCCCGCACCCTGATGTCCGACGTCGAGGTCGCCGCCGAGCGCCACGAGATCGCCGCCCCGCCGGAGGTCAAGGCGCAGGTCCTGCAGGACTTCGCCGACGGCGCGCGCGAGTCCGGCATCGGCCGCCGCCCGCTGATCCGCAACACGATGCTGGGCGCGCTGGCCATGCTGCCGCTCTCCGCCGTCGTGATCATGCGCGACCTCGGGCCGCTGCCCGAGGACAAGCTGCGCAAGACCCTGTGGGCCAAGGGCAAGCTGCTCATCAACGACAACACCAACGAGCCGCTGCGTCCCGAGGACGTCATCGTCGGTTCGCTGACCTTCGTCCGGCCGGAAGGCCTGGAAGAGGGCCAGCACGACTTCCAGACGCAGATCGCCAAGGCGGCCCTGATGATCGTCCGGCTCCAGCCGGCCGACATCAAGGACAAGCAGGAGCTGGAGTGGTCCCACGAGGGCATCGTGGCCTACTCGAAGATCTGCACCCACGTCGGCTGCCCGATCAGCCTGTACGAGCAGCAGACGCACCACGTGCTCTGCCCGTGCCACCAGTCCACCTTCGACCTCTCCGACGGCGCCCGTGTCATCTTCGGCCCGGCCGGTCACGCGCTTCCGCAGCTGCGGATCGGCGTGAATGACGAAGGCTTCCTCGAAGCGCTCGGCGACTTCGAAGAGCCCGTCGGTCCTGCATTCTGGGAGCGCGGATGAGCACTGCCACTGACACCAAGCCGGCGCGCAAAGCGCCCGCCGGCGAGCGCGTAGCCGACTGGGCGGACGGCCGCCTGGGCATCTACGGGTTGGCCAAGGCCAACATGCGCAAGATCTTCCCGGACCACTGGTCCTTCATGCTGGGCGAGATCTGCCTCTACAGCTTCATCATCATCATCCTCACGGGTGTGTACCTGACGCTGTTCTTCCACCCCAGCATGAACGAGGTGGAGTACCACGGCTCGTACGTCCCGATGCAGGGCGTCATGATGTCCGAGGCCTTCGCGTCGACGCTGAACATCAGCTTCGAGGTCCGCGGCGGCCTGCTGATCCGCCAGATCCACCACTGGGCCGCGCTGATCTTCGTCGCGGCGATGCTCGTGCACATGATGCGCGTCTTCTTCACCGGTGCGTTCCGCAAGCCCCGCGAGATCAACTGGGTCTTCGGCTTCCTGCTGCTGGTCCTCGGCATGTTCACCGGCTTCACCGGCTACTCGCTGCCGGACGACCTGCTCTCGGGCACCGGCGTCCGCTTCATGCAGGGCGCCATCCTGTCCGTCCCGGTCGTCGGCACGTACCTGTCGATGTTCCTGTTCGGCGGGGAGTTCCCGGGCGGCGACTTCGTCGCGCGGTTCTACTCGGTGCACATCCTGCTGCTGCCCGGCATCATGATGGGCCTGCTGGTAGCCCACCTGATCCTGGTCTTCTACCACAAGCACACCCAGTTCGCGGGCCCCGGCAAGACGAACAACAACGTCGTCGGCATGCCGCTGCTGCCCGTCTACATGGCGAAGGCCGGAGGCTTCTTCTTCCTGGTCTTCGGCGTGATCGCGGCCATCGCGGGCCTCGCGTCGATCAACCCGATCTGGGCGCTCGGCCCGTACCGCCCGGACCACGTGTCCACCGGTGCGCAGCCCGACTGGTACATGGGCTTCTCCGAGGGCCTGATCCGCGCCATGCCCGGCTGGGAGATCAACCTGTGGGGCCACACGCTGGTCCTGGGCGTCTTCGTCCCGCTGGTGATCTTCCCGCTGGTCCTGGCGGCGATCGCGGTCTACCCGTTCATCGAGTCCTGGGTCACCAAGGACAACCGCGAGCACCACATCCTGGACCGTCCGCGCAACGTCCCGACCCGTACGGCCTTCGGCGTCGCCTGGATCACCTGGTACGTGATCCTGCTGATCGCCGGTGGAAACGACATGTTCGCGCAGTACTTCCACCTGTCGA
Above is a window of Streptomyces subrutilus DNA encoding:
- a CDS encoding ubiquinol-cytochrome c reductase iron-sulfur subunit yields the protein MSSQDIPEEKHLPSEQGDAHHGAVAVADDPFADPGLPVHRPRIQDIDERAAKRSERTVAMLFTLSMLATIGFIASYVIFPVDKIVYIFPIGKVSALNFALGMTLATALFCIGAGAVHWARTLMSDVEVAAERHEIAAPPEVKAQVLQDFADGARESGIGRRPLIRNTMLGALAMLPLSAVVIMRDLGPLPEDKLRKTLWAKGKLLINDNTNEPLRPEDVIVGSLTFVRPEGLEEGQHDFQTQIAKAALMIVRLQPADIKDKQELEWSHEGIVAYSKICTHVGCPISLYEQQTHHVLCPCHQSTFDLSDGARVIFGPAGHALPQLRIGVNDEGFLEALGDFEEPVGPAFWERG
- a CDS encoding cytochrome b, whose protein sequence is MSTATDTKPARKAPAGERVADWADGRLGIYGLAKANMRKIFPDHWSFMLGEICLYSFIIIILTGVYLTLFFHPSMNEVEYHGSYVPMQGVMMSEAFASTLNISFEVRGGLLIRQIHHWAALIFVAAMLVHMMRVFFTGAFRKPREINWVFGFLLLVLGMFTGFTGYSLPDDLLSGTGVRFMQGAILSVPVVGTYLSMFLFGGEFPGGDFVARFYSVHILLLPGIMMGLLVAHLILVFYHKHTQFAGPGKTNNNVVGMPLLPVYMAKAGGFFFLVFGVIAAIAGLASINPIWALGPYRPDHVSTGAQPDWYMGFSEGLIRAMPGWEINLWGHTLVLGVFVPLVIFPLVLAAIAVYPFIESWVTKDNREHHILDRPRNVPTRTAFGVAWITWYVILLIAGGNDMFAQYFHLSINSITWFARIGFFVGPVIAFVITKRFCLGLQRRDRDKVLHGRETGIIKRLPHGEFVEIHEPLSQGQLHKLTSHQQYKPAEIGPTVDENGVERKVGALEKLRVKLSKGYYAEDSQIPKPTVEEYKEIQSGHGHH
- a CDS encoding cytochrome c oxidase subunit 3 is translated as MSVVATATTVDTGHAHPTVNRPNLVSVGTIIWLSSELMFFAALFAMYFTLRSVTGAEYWTEQASALNLPFSATNTTILVLSSLTCQLGVFAAERGDVKKLRTWFIITFVMGAIFIGGQVFEYTELVKHEGMSLSSGPYGSVFYLTTGFHGLHVTGGLIAFLLVLGRTYAAKRFTHEQATSAIVVSYYWHFVDVVWIGLFATIYLIK
- a CDS encoding c-type cytochrome, with amino-acid sequence MKKLSARRRHPLAAVVVLLFALAATGGLYAAFAPAGKAQADETAQSLAIEEGKKLYAVGCASCHGTGGQGSSDGPSLVGVGSAAVDFQVSTGRMPAQQPGAQVPKKPAIYTQAQIDQLAAYIASLGAGPITPTAKQYDPAGADIANGGVLFRNNCAQCHNFTGEGGALTNGKYAPNLEDVSSKHIYEAMLTGPQNMPSFPDSTMPEKEKKDIIAYLQNVNGEKSTNPGGLKLGGLGPVSEGLFGWIFGLGALIAVAVWVAAHTAKAKKS